In the genome of Carya illinoinensis cultivar Pawnee chromosome 13, C.illinoinensisPawnee_v1, whole genome shotgun sequence, the window ACTCCTGCGAGCATAACCATCCGCGGCCGGCTTCTAGAAACCACCACTTGACGAATAAACCCGTAAAGCCTGAAACCGTCACAAGCGCCAAGCCCAAGCCAGAGGAGAAGTTTGAGGATCTAGGGGACGAGTCATCGTTGATGGCAAGGGATGAGTTCAGTTGGTTCGGCGACACAGAGACGAAGCCTGCTACAGTGCTCGAGAGCCCCATTTTTCCAGATGAGGGATGTTCACGTTTCGTGCGCCACAAGCCAGTTTctttttgttactttttttcactattttctatttccttgcttttcatttttgtgaattttttctcTGTATACCGTTGGTGTCCATTTGGCCAGAAGGATGTGAAGTTGGTCGCCGAAGTGTTAAGGCTGAGTTATTTAGTTAGAACACCAATTTACAAACCCGTTATTTAGtcggggaaaaaaaataaaaatatttttacgcCACAAGCTCATAGAATTCCCAATAAATGGCGAAAAAATCAATGGCAAAATTATAGAATTCCCAATCAGTGGCGAAACCAATGGCCAAAAAATTGCAAAGATAGAAGCAGAGATTAGGAAAACCAAAGATAGAAGCAGAGATTGGGATAAACAAAGACAAAGAAGCAGAGATTAATACCAATGATGTTGAAAAAAATACCGAAGCCTTCCATTGTGGTGATAAGAAAATTTCCGAATGAGGCAACACGATGGACAAACCCCTTTACAGATCTCCTTACAACCAAATACCCATATGTGTGTATGGTATCAACTAATCCAAATCGAAAGATCTATGTAGCAAAAAGTTATACCCAACAACTCAGATCTGAACAAGTATTGTCGTGAGCTCAGTGTGCAGATCTGGAAGCAAGCGACCATAAGCTTTAGATCACAAAGCAGATCTTGGCAGATGAAGAAGTTAATCGCCGTGAGACTTTGAGAGTGTGCAGATCTGGTGCCATGCAAGGTGGAGAAGCAACAAAGGGAGCAACAACTGAAGGTCCTTCAGATGACGAACGAAGATATTCTCGAACAGAGAGAAAGGATACTCGAGTTGAGGAGAAGAGAGCTTTTGCCTATTAGTGATTGGTTTCAACTGAATATTCAGCGGGTTCATTGGTTTCACGATTTCGACTGAAAAATATTCGGAGCTGATctgcaatttaattttgaatcGATGAAACCGACTTTTGTCGGGTGGGCCCATTCGGGTTGAGCAGGCCATCGATCTTCTTGCATAGGCCTAGTTACGCAGTAGGAAATTATGATAATACTTCATCACTATTTATTGTTCTATCATTAcgttttatctatttttttttattattcactattattttatatttttttattatttatagaatatttgAGATTACTCTCTACCCAAATACAACAATAATCTAATCTTTAACGTCCAACACGTGCtcctttttcaaataatatttttatgcttGGGTATTACAACAAacaacttttgtttttattttttttcttctcttctcttatcTATCTCATGGGAAGATCAGTTTGCTgacatttttatgaaatttaatcCACCTGATTGACTTTATGATCTTCTTTccatattcaaattaatttcACCATCTAGAATTGGAGGGAAAGTTGATAAATACTACTTTAATTGGAATATATACTACCttgattaagaaattttatatttatttacttctttATTTCAATTacctctttttatatatatatatatatatatatatttatttatttattttattgtaataaaTGGCTATCTAACTGTAAATAgtagtttttgttatttttctattaagtcCTGTTTGACCAAAAGATCATTAAAATTCTTGACCATTTGAAGTGTAACTCCATTGTAGAATTTAATGAAGAATCCTGTTttatcaaaaggtctttaagaCCCTTGACCATTTGACATGTAGCTCTATTGTAGAATTTAATGAAAGATCATGTTTTACCAAAAGGCCGTTAAAAGCCTCGCAGTGCACATGAATTTACATCTCTTTTTCATGTCCTTTTTGTTCTAACAGTAtacccattttccttttttttttttcaatttttttaaaataaaaaactaaaatgactTTACTCTTTACAACAGAAACgctttaaaatattcttattataaaattcaactttaagtaaatttaactaataaaatatttaaaacaatcaatatataatgttaattattaatttaattagaatataattattattaattttaatttttaatattattaatttgactaaaaatataattattattaatattttaattagtagaactataaaatatgataaaaataaaagttaataaaattattaaattaataatattttattattatatagattaaataaataatttaatattaatgcaGACCAATACTCATACTTTactaaagtttaaattttttttatcttaagtttttacctttctttaattttgtatttttttccaaacaaataaattactattttttatttaatcattatatcaAGTACCCTCCAAGGCTAACGCACCGAGTACCGTTCCCTAAcacaaatacacacacacacacacatatatatatatatatgcactatTACGTACTTTGCGAAACATTCATttcataaattctatttttacttgttttcttCCTATTCAACCAAATGTGTTTTACAATCAACTCTAAGCGAAGAAGCTAAAATTCAACTATAGAAGAAATCATTGAGAAATAATCAAAAGATTGAAACGAGTATACAAACGTAAACTTGCATGATCAACTTTTCCCCACTATCATGTAAAGAACCAAATACTTCACACCCGAAGCAtaggaaaaaaccaaaaaaaaaaaaaaaacacgaaaCTGCAAACGAACACGAACACGCAAAAACACTCCATCCTCCATCGAAGATGCAAGGGAACGTAATTAACATGAAATCTCAACAGTCCTGACATCAGGcttcttcacttcttctttAGGAATTGTTACGGTGAGAACTCCATTCTCCATTGTAGCATTAATCTGATTCATCTTTGCATTCTCCGGCAGCCTGAGACTCCTCAAGAACTTGCCACTGCTGCGCTCCAACCTATGCCATGTGTCGTTCTTGTCTTTATTCTCCGAATTCCTCTCTCCGCTTATCTGAAGCACTCTTCCATCTTCAACTTTGACCTTTACTTCCTCTTTCTTCAGCCCCGGAAGATCTGCCTTGAGTAAGTGGGCTTTTGGTGTCTCCTTCCAGTCGATTTGGATGTTGGCAAAAGCTGAGGTTTCTCGACAAAACGGGGGGAAACGGGCAGAAGTTAGTGAAGAACGAAGAGCAAAGTCTCCTGAAGGGTCTCGGAGTTGGAGGATAAAAGGATGGAAGATGTTGCTTCGTCGGCCACCAAAAAAGACTCGAATCGACGACATGTTTGTGATATTACTCTTCTTCTTTATGGATTTGGTGTACGATTCAATTAGAGCAGAACAGCTTTAGGATTCCCACAACTTCAAACGCTTTCCAAGTTCTTCAATGATAGGTAGGCTTCAACAAAAGGTTTGGTATTTATAAGTACGTACTCGGTGGGCGTTCTAGTACTTTCGAGTACATTATTGGTGGCTTCCGCAGTTTGACCAACGTACTTTTTCTTGGCATTCATGGGAACATCATCGGCTGACCCCATAGACTCATAAACTGAAGTTTGTTTACCCTACAAATGTATGAGTTGCAGGCATTCTTCTAATAAAACATATTAGATCTTGCTGGTGTGTTTTTTCCTCTTTGGAAGGTCCGCGAAGATGCTTGGAAGTCTTGCGACGAAATTGTAGACCACGGCCAGAGCACATAGAAGTCGTTAATAGAGAACGGGAACACTCGAGAAAGTACTCGAAGAATCCTTCAGTCCTCGTGAAATCTCTCGAAGGATCCTCCCATATCTATAAATCGGAGAGCCCATATTCGTGCTTTTCAAACTTATCAGAATTCCTGAGTgatttttatgttctttttcaactcaatctTAGTCGATTGATCTGCTTCCATACGTAAGTGTCAAAGAAAACAAGTGAAGATGTCGTTGATTCCTAGTTCATTTTGTGGCAGACGAAGCAATGTCTACGGTCCATTCTCGCTCGAAATATGGGATCCCTTTAAAAATTTTccactctcttcttcttctctatcAGGATCTCAGTTTGCGAGGGAGAATCCTGCTTTCGTCAATTCTCGCGTGGATTGGAAGGAGACCCAGAAGCCCACGTGTTCAAGGCGGATCTCCCTGGGCTCAAGAAGGAGGAAGTGAAGGCTGAAGTTGAAGACGACAGAGTGCTTCAGATAAGCGGGGAGAGGAATGTGGAGAAGGAAGACGAGACCGACACGACACCTGGCACAGGGTGGAGCGCAGCAGTGGCAAGTTCTTGAGGAGGTTCCGGCAGCCAGAGAATGCAAAGATGGATGAGATTAAGGCTGCGATGGAAAACGGGGTTCTCACTGTTACCGTTCCCAAAGTGGAGGTGAAGAAACCAGACGTAAAGGCTAGGCTATTGAAATTTCCGGTTGAATGTTTAAACTTTCGGTCATCTCCCATATCGCGTATGGGTTGGGGGGAAGAAAAGCTCTGCGATTTTGGgtttggaagaaagaagagatcGCCGCTATCATCAGTCGATGGGTCTGGAAAACGAGCCGATCTACTAGTCTTCACTAACCAGCTTCATGGGTCGTCGTCGCCGTCGTCACAATCTTCTTTGTGTGTCCCCGTGGCTAGCTTTAAGTAAGACAAAGGATGTATTGTTCGCACCATAAGTGTTCGCATTATGTATTCTTGTGGCTGCCTTTCCCTTTTGTTTGCATTCTGTTTTTGTTGGCTAGAAACATGTATGTTGATAGTGATGCAGAGAATGAAAATCAAAGCTGAGTATGAAGACGACGAGAGCAACAGAAAGCTAAAAAAGGCACTAACTGTAATTGTATATATGTTTCTTACACTGTACACAATCTTTGTATGTCTATTTATAGATTCCAATTGtaaatgataaaaacaaataaaagaatattgaCAGCTCATAATGCATAACATAATTCCTCATGTAACAATTGCATCCTTATTAGGTGGAACTGTGGTTATTGTAGATCTAAttgtatcttttaattttaacattCTTCCACGAGATGGAAAGTATATATTTGGTACTCCCATCTTGGACAATAATCAAGTAAGTGTTGGAGCATGTATAGCTTTGGTAAATAGATCAGCTAACTCCTTAGAAGAGGGGACGTGGGCAGTGGCAACTTGTCTAGTTAAAACTTTGTCACGAACAAGATGATAATCTAGTTCGATGTGCTTGGTGCGCTCGTGAAATACAGGGTTGGCAGCAATATACATTGCAGCTAAGTTATCACAATACAAATTGGCTGGATCAGAAATTGTAATGTGAAGGTCTTGGAGAAAATACCGAAGCCATGTAAGTTCACACACGACGGCATCCATGGCTCTATACTCCAATTTAGCTGAGGATCGTGAAACTGTGTGCTATTTTTTTGATTTCCAAGCAATaggagatttttttaataaatacacaAAATCCAGTTGTTGATCTCCTAGTGTCTAGGAAATTGGCACAATTTGCATCAAAGTAGGCAGTGAATTTGAGGGAGGAAGTGGTAGGAAAAAATAAACCTTGGCCTGGGTTACCCTTGAGGTACCGAAGGACTTTAAGGAGAGCATTATAGTGAGGTACTCGTGGGATCTCCATGagttgacttagaagattaacACTGTAACTAGGGTCAGGCCATGTGTTGGTTAAATAGAGCAGCTTACCAACCAGTTTCCTATATAGAGTAGGATCACGAAACACATCACCTTGCTCTTTCTGGAGTTTGAGATTTGGTTCCATTGGCAAAGGGGAGGGTTTGGCAGCAAGTAAGCCTGTCTCGGATAAAATATCCAGGGCATACTTGCGTTGACAAGGTTGTATCCCAGCCTTTGAGCGAGCTATTTCCATccaaagataaatattttagtgaACCCAGGTTCTTGATCTTGAATTTGGTGGATAAAAACTGCCTGACCTCATCGGTGGATGTATTATTTGAACTTATGACAATGATGTTGTCTACGTAAACCAATAGGGCTGTGAAAGAGGAAGTCGTGTGTTTGATGAATAGACTATAGTCTAACTTAGATTGCACAAAGCCAAACTCGGGCAGAGAGGATGAAAACTTGTTGTTCCACTGGCATGATGCTTGTCGAAGTCCATAAATACTTTTCTGTAATTTACATACTTGATTTGGTTTTGATGAAGCTAAATCGGGAGGAAGCTGCATGTAGAGTTCTTCATCAAGGTCTCCATAGAGGTGTGCGTTATTAACGTCCAATTGTTGCAAATCCCATCCTTTTATGGCAGCCATAGCAAACAAAGTGCGAATGGAAACCATCTTAACAACTGGGGAGAACGTGTCATGAAAATCTATACCTTCATGTTGAGTAAAGCCTTTCGCCACCAATCTTGCCTTAGCATGTTCAATGGATCCATCAGCTTTGAATTTGTAGCATTAAATCTATTTGCAATCAATCGGCTTCTTACCAAGGGGTAATTTGACGATGGACCAAGTCTCATTATTCTCCAAAGCAGTGAGTCCTTA includes:
- the LOC122291573 gene encoding 18.5 kDa class I heat shock protein-like — encoded protein: MSSIRVFFGGRRSNIFHPFILQLRDPSGDFALRSSLTSARFPPFCRETSAFANIQIDWKETPKAHLLKADLPGLKKEEVKVKVEDGRVLQISGERNSENKDKNDTWHRLERSSGKFLRSLRLPENAKMNQINATMENGVLTVTIPKEEVKKPDVRTVEISC